From Clostridium sp. SY8519:
TTTTCGTGGGTGTCAAAGGGTACGCGATACATTTATCCTTTTCCCCCGGAAACGGCGTTTTAATGCGTGACAATACGCCAAAATCAACCCGAACACAGGGAGGTGATCCTATCGCTGATTATATCAGGGCAGACACGCGGCTGCCCGCCTATCTGCCGTATCCCCGTTTCCTGCTGAAAATGGAGATTTCACAGACCGCCAAGCTGCTGTATTCGCTGCTGTTAGACCGTTCCACCCTCTCCCAGAAAAACAAGTGGCTGGACGACGAGGGCAGGATTTATATTATCTATCCCATCGCGGAGATAGCAGAAATACTGGATAAAGGCAGCACCACCATCAAGGGGGCGCTTAATGAACTGGACACGGCGGGGCTGTTGGAACGGGAACGGGGCGGCTTCTCCGCACCGAACCGGCTTTATGTCAAAGTACCGCCAGTGCCACAGGTACAGTTTTCAGACCAACTGATGGCCGGAAGTCCGCCCCTCATAGAGCCGGAAAACCGTCCTACTGATGGTCAGAAAACCGACCTTATGATG
This genomic window contains:
- a CDS encoding replication initiator protein A — protein: MRDNTPKSTRTQGGDPIADYIRADTRLPAYLPYPRFLLKMEISQTAKLLYSLLLDRSTLSQKNKWLDDEGRIYIIYPIAEIAEILDKGSTTIKGALNELDTAGLLERERGGFSAPNRLYVKVPPVPQVQFSDQLMAGSPPLIEPENRPTDGQKTDLMMVGKPSPNQTTINNLTESQTKGVSGGPSAPYGRYGNIFLSQTEYDELQAEYPDRLERFIEEMSRYLAANGKSYQNYAAALRIWAGNDKKEAPKKGIPDYSCKEGESL